A genomic region of Alicyclobacillus sp. SO9 contains the following coding sequences:
- a CDS encoding alpha-ketoacid dehydrogenase subunit beta, giving the protein MAQMTMIAAITDALDVALGADDKVLVFGEDVGKNGGVFRATQGLQDKHGENRVFDTPLAESGIIGLANGLAFQGFRPVPEIQFFGFVFEAMDQIVGQAARVRYRTNGRITAPLVIRSPFGGGVKTPELHSDSLEGLFVQSPGLKVVIPSNPYDAKGLLLSAIADNDPVVYLEHMRLYRSIKQEVPEGSYTVPIGKANVVREGTDVTVIAYGYMVQTALKAAEQWQKEKGLNAEVIDLRTLSPLDIETIVQSVKKTHRAVVVQEAQRSAGAAAEIVAQINENAIFHLEGPVLRVTPPDTVYPFGQIEDEWLPSPKQVVSGLEKVMSL; this is encoded by the coding sequence ATGGCACAAATGACAATGATTGCTGCGATTACTGACGCCTTGGACGTAGCCCTGGGCGCTGACGACAAAGTCCTCGTGTTCGGTGAAGACGTAGGAAAAAACGGCGGTGTCTTCCGGGCTACTCAAGGTTTACAGGATAAACACGGTGAAAACCGTGTCTTTGATACCCCTTTGGCTGAATCAGGCATTATCGGTCTGGCTAACGGCTTGGCATTTCAGGGTTTCAGGCCTGTTCCCGAAATTCAGTTCTTTGGTTTTGTCTTCGAAGCCATGGATCAAATCGTGGGCCAAGCTGCACGCGTGCGCTATCGAACGAACGGTCGGATCACCGCGCCTTTAGTTATTCGCTCTCCCTTCGGCGGCGGCGTCAAAACGCCGGAACTTCACTCTGACAGTCTGGAGGGGCTGTTTGTCCAGAGTCCCGGCCTGAAAGTTGTCATTCCGTCCAACCCGTACGATGCAAAAGGACTGCTTTTATCCGCAATCGCTGACAACGACCCCGTCGTCTACCTGGAACACATGCGCCTCTACCGCTCCATTAAACAGGAGGTACCTGAGGGCTCGTACACGGTGCCCATCGGAAAAGCCAATGTGGTTCGCGAAGGTACTGACGTAACCGTCATTGCGTACGGCTACATGGTGCAAACGGCACTCAAAGCGGCAGAACAATGGCAGAAGGAAAAAGGTCTCAATGCAGAAGTCATTGACTTAAGAACATTGAGCCCGCTTGATATCGAGACAATCGTGCAATCTGTGAAGAAAACACACCGTGCTGTGGTCGTTCAGGAAGCACAGCGGTCAGCAGGTGCAGCGGCAGAAATTGTTGCGCAAATCAACGAAAATGCCATTTTCCATCTGGAAGGTCCTGTGCTTCGCGTAACACCGCCGGATACCGTCTATCCGTTTGGACAAATTGAAGATGAGTGGCTGCCGAGCCCGAAACAGGTTGTCTCTGGATTAGAGAAAGTTATGAGCTTGTAA
- a CDS encoding dihydrolipoamide acetyltransferase family protein yields the protein MGLYEFKFPELGEGLHEGKIEKWVVNPGDDVKEDDVLAEVENDKAMVELTSPVDGKVKDIKLEAGSTAVVGDVIIIFEVEGEGNMSDAPATDVKDAAVEQSGVENVTDNVKNQQPAATAAGGQENSTQSTSVQSAAKEVLATPGVRKYAREQGVDITQVTGSGNNGKVTREDVDSFKSGAQAAPAQGQDQSQTAAQGTGVPVAGGQTADAQGAGKPSQAAATGAEPEERIPFTSIRKIIADAMVQSKHTAPHVAVMDEVDVTELVKFRKEIKPLAAERNIKVTYLPFIVKALIGAVRQHPTLNSSYDEQTQELVVKHYYNIGIATDTDRGLLVPVVKHADQKSMFTIASEINDLSTRARDNKLGPAEMKGSTISITNIGSVGGMFFTPIINYPEVAILGVGRITEKPIMKDGEIVPGQMMALSLSFDHRIVDGALAQRFINDIKRMLENPRLLMMEV from the coding sequence GTGGGTTTGTACGAATTTAAATTCCCTGAGTTAGGTGAAGGTCTGCACGAAGGGAAGATTGAAAAATGGGTCGTAAATCCCGGGGATGACGTAAAAGAAGACGACGTTCTCGCTGAAGTGGAAAACGATAAAGCAATGGTGGAACTCACAAGTCCTGTTGACGGCAAAGTCAAGGACATCAAGTTGGAAGCCGGCAGTACAGCCGTCGTCGGAGACGTCATTATCATCTTTGAGGTCGAGGGCGAAGGCAACATGTCAGACGCGCCTGCTACAGACGTTAAGGATGCTGCCGTCGAACAATCCGGTGTTGAAAATGTGACGGACAATGTGAAAAACCAGCAACCTGCTGCAACCGCAGCCGGCGGCCAAGAGAACAGCACCCAAAGCACATCTGTGCAGAGTGCAGCGAAAGAGGTCTTGGCCACGCCTGGTGTGAGAAAGTATGCAAGAGAGCAAGGCGTAGATATTACTCAAGTAACGGGCAGCGGCAATAACGGCAAAGTGACCCGTGAAGACGTGGACAGCTTCAAAAGCGGTGCACAGGCTGCTCCTGCACAAGGTCAGGATCAGTCACAAACGGCCGCGCAAGGTACAGGTGTCCCCGTTGCAGGGGGTCAAACCGCAGACGCACAAGGTGCAGGGAAGCCGTCACAGGCTGCCGCAACAGGTGCAGAACCAGAAGAGCGTATCCCGTTTACATCCATCCGCAAAATTATTGCAGATGCGATGGTCCAGTCTAAACACACGGCCCCTCATGTTGCCGTGATGGATGAAGTGGACGTAACGGAGTTGGTGAAATTCCGCAAGGAAATCAAACCGCTTGCCGCAGAACGAAACATTAAAGTCACCTACTTACCGTTTATCGTAAAAGCCCTGATTGGTGCTGTCCGTCAGCATCCGACGCTCAACTCGTCCTACGATGAACAGACTCAGGAATTAGTAGTAAAACACTACTACAACATTGGTATTGCGACAGATACAGACAGAGGTTTGTTAGTGCCTGTCGTCAAACATGCGGACCAAAAGAGCATGTTTACCATCGCCTCCGAGATCAACGATTTGAGTACGCGAGCCAGGGACAACAAACTTGGCCCTGCCGAAATGAAGGGAAGTACCATCTCAATCACGAATATCGGATCGGTTGGCGGTATGTTCTTCACGCCCATCATCAACTACCCTGAGGTAGCTATCCTTGGTGTAGGCCGAATCACTGAAAAGCCAATTATGAAAGACGGAGAAATTGTGCCTGGACAAATGATGGCACTGTCTCTCAGCTTCGATCACCGCATTGTCGACGGCGCATTGGCACAACGGTTTATCAACGACATCAAACGCATGCTCGAGAATCCGCGTTTGCTCATGATGGAGGTGTAA
- a CDS encoding esterase family protein: MSNPNTQRVIKGHELFSNYLDEERTIKVLLPPGYASDTNHSRRYPVLYCHDGNEFFTHGRIATLATQLMETGELSPLFIVALAVNMKQRTADYATFGERHQKYVQFVMQEAVPFIESTYRIAPEPEHQFMAGISLGAMTTLSLHLQYPEKFKRLLLFSGAYYEEQQNHVQQIQRLNDLKTYMVVGRQETAVDTHNGKSDFYDLNLKMRDLLRLRGAEVDYHEADGTHIWGFWQSLIPSSLRWLEGHLSQ, translated from the coding sequence ATGAGCAATCCCAACACACAGCGCGTCATAAAGGGTCACGAACTGTTCAGCAATTACCTCGACGAGGAGAGAACGATTAAAGTTCTGCTGCCGCCGGGCTATGCATCTGACACAAATCATTCACGCCGATATCCCGTTTTGTATTGCCACGATGGCAATGAATTCTTTACCCATGGACGGATTGCAACCTTGGCCACCCAACTGATGGAGACAGGTGAATTGTCACCTCTTTTCATTGTTGCCCTCGCCGTAAATATGAAGCAACGGACCGCGGATTATGCAACCTTCGGCGAAAGACACCAGAAGTATGTTCAATTTGTCATGCAAGAAGCAGTGCCGTTCATTGAATCCACCTACCGCATCGCCCCTGAGCCGGAACACCAATTCATGGCCGGCATTTCGCTCGGCGCCATGACGACGCTGTCCCTGCACTTGCAGTATCCAGAAAAGTTTAAAAGGCTGCTGTTATTCTCGGGTGCCTACTATGAAGAGCAGCAGAACCATGTGCAGCAGATCCAACGACTGAATGATTTAAAGACATACATGGTCGTGGGACGTCAGGAGACTGCTGTGGATACTCACAATGGGAAGTCCGACTTTTATGACTTGAACCTGAAGATGAGAGACTTGCTTCGTTTGCGCGGGGCAGAAGTGGATTATCATGAGGCCGATGGAACACACATTTGGGGATTTTGGCAGTCACTGATTCCGTCTTCACTGCGCTGGCTGGAAGGGCATTTGTCACAATAA
- the pdhA gene encoding pyruvate dehydrogenase (acetyl-transferring) E1 component subunit alpha codes for MSVVEKDVERVPFLRVLDETGKVVNSDLMPNLSDEELREFMHRMVFTRVWDQRAVKLARQGRLGFYAPMAGQEASMIGSEAATTKEDFLLPAYRDVPQTVYHGWPLYQWVLFSRGHQHGGEIPEGINVLPPQIIIGAQIVQTAGAALGFKLKGEDKIAFTYTGDGGTSQGDFYEGINFAGAYQAPAVFIVQNNQFAISVPVRQQTAAETLAQKAVAAGVPGVQVDGMDILAMYAATKQAVDRARSGAGPTVIESVTFRYGPHTMSGDDPTRYRTKDLEEEWERRDPLIRFRNYLQAKNLWTEKDEEDTIEEAKQTISDALKKADEYPKMTIPGLVDSMFETLPDMLMRQKNEYVSGEEK; via the coding sequence ATGAGTGTGGTTGAGAAAGATGTTGAACGTGTACCGTTCCTTCGCGTGCTCGACGAAACAGGAAAGGTCGTAAATTCCGACCTAATGCCAAACCTGAGTGACGAAGAACTTCGAGAATTTATGCACAGAATGGTGTTTACGCGAGTCTGGGACCAAAGAGCCGTAAAATTGGCCAGACAAGGACGCCTTGGCTTTTATGCACCGATGGCTGGTCAAGAAGCCAGCATGATTGGCAGTGAAGCTGCGACAACAAAGGAAGACTTTTTGCTGCCTGCATACAGAGATGTACCGCAGACTGTATACCACGGCTGGCCCTTGTACCAGTGGGTTCTGTTCTCTCGCGGTCATCAACACGGCGGTGAAATACCGGAGGGAATCAACGTTCTGCCTCCGCAAATTATTATTGGCGCGCAAATCGTCCAAACAGCCGGCGCGGCACTAGGGTTCAAGTTAAAAGGGGAAGACAAAATTGCCTTTACCTACACCGGTGACGGCGGAACTTCACAGGGTGACTTTTACGAGGGCATCAACTTTGCCGGAGCGTACCAGGCACCTGCTGTATTTATTGTGCAAAACAACCAGTTTGCCATTTCTGTCCCTGTCAGACAACAAACAGCTGCAGAAACGCTGGCACAAAAAGCTGTTGCAGCCGGCGTCCCCGGTGTGCAGGTCGATGGTATGGATATCCTCGCCATGTACGCAGCTACAAAACAGGCGGTGGACAGAGCACGCAGCGGTGCGGGCCCGACAGTGATTGAGAGTGTAACCTTCCGTTATGGTCCACACACCATGAGCGGCGATGACCCAACCCGATACCGTACGAAAGATTTAGAGGAAGAGTGGGAACGCAGAGACCCGCTGATTCGGTTCCGCAACTACCTTCAGGCGAAGAACCTTTGGACTGAAAAGGACGAAGAAGACACCATTGAGGAAGCAAAACAAACCATCAGCGATGCTCTGAAGAAAGCTGATGAGTATCCAAAGATGACGATTCCGGGTCTGGTCGACAGCATGTTTGAGACACTGCCTGATATGCTGATGCGCCAGAAGAACGAATATGTGTCAGGAGAGGAGAAATAA
- the trmL gene encoding tRNA (uridine(34)/cytosine(34)/5-carboxymethylaminomethyluridine(34)-2'-O)-methyltransferase TrmL, with amino-acid sequence MHIVLVEPEIPANTGNIARTCSVTGSVLHLVRPLGFSTDDRQLKRAGLDYWHQLDIRYHDSLQEVWDKHPDGRFFYASTKGGNWYSEMTYTADDFLVFGKETKGLPADVLEAHRDRAIRIPQVPEARSLNLSNAVAIVAFEVLRQVGFPGMV; translated from the coding sequence GTGCACATCGTTTTAGTTGAACCAGAAATTCCAGCAAACACGGGGAACATTGCCAGAACCTGCTCGGTTACAGGAAGTGTGCTTCATTTAGTCCGCCCTCTTGGATTTTCAACGGATGACAGGCAGTTGAAGAGGGCGGGATTGGACTATTGGCACCAGCTCGACATCCGCTACCACGATTCCCTTCAAGAAGTTTGGGACAAGCACCCCGACGGGCGCTTTTTCTATGCGTCCACAAAAGGTGGGAACTGGTATTCCGAAATGACGTACACGGCAGATGATTTTCTCGTATTTGGAAAGGAGACAAAGGGGCTGCCGGCAGATGTTCTTGAGGCCCATCGTGATCGGGCGATTCGGATTCCTCAGGTGCCTGAAGCCAGGTCTTTAAATCTCTCAAATGCTGTCGCAATTGTTGCCTTTGAGGTACTTCGGCAGGTCGGATTTCCAGGGATGGTCTAA
- a CDS encoding amidase domain-containing protein, whose protein sequence is MAKVVDAIRKYFDERNRAWVTGSCNELRDKSRTSVSTAWLRDLQHRIRRKQQEMRYRKSQLLRAHSKVGVKSLQQDGDLTTAEIIEIINWIYRDGLKYSAESRIVAHVQKWKLHNGEWLLAEAVESSELKQRSKELPIQKSETGRGDAPLYPYPRYLQCQTYDRVRAQRYADLWWNSYNPAYVKFLEDDCTNFISQCLYAAGMPMHKEGNNRAKGWWYYPGSGQKGVNWSYSWSTSNALHQYLVHVVGATMIEDPNKLNVGDLVFYDWNGQGTFHHTTIVTDFDSNGDPLVNAHTEPSYHRHYRYLDSPAWTPQTRYSYVHLPSDIC, encoded by the coding sequence TTGGCCAAGGTAGTGGATGCTATTCGTAAGTACTTTGATGAGCGTAATCGCGCCTGGGTGACAGGAAGTTGTAATGAACTGAGAGACAAATCTCGCACAAGCGTGTCCACAGCATGGCTGAGGGATTTGCAGCACCGAATTCGACGCAAGCAGCAGGAAATGAGGTACAGGAAAAGTCAACTCCTAAGGGCTCATTCTAAGGTTGGTGTGAAAAGTCTGCAACAGGATGGAGACCTAACAACAGCAGAAATTATTGAAATCATTAATTGGATTTACAGGGACGGCCTAAAATACTCAGCAGAATCCAGAATCGTAGCACACGTGCAGAAATGGAAATTGCACAACGGGGAATGGTTGTTGGCAGAGGCTGTGGAATCCAGTGAACTGAAGCAGCGTAGCAAGGAACTTCCCATCCAGAAGAGTGAGACAGGCAGAGGCGATGCACCTCTATATCCATATCCGAGATACTTGCAGTGTCAAACCTACGACAGAGTTCGGGCTCAACGCTACGCAGACCTGTGGTGGAATTCTTATAATCCGGCATATGTGAAGTTTCTTGAAGATGATTGCACCAACTTTATTTCTCAATGTCTTTACGCCGCAGGAATGCCAATGCACAAGGAAGGTAATAACAGAGCCAAAGGATGGTGGTACTATCCCGGCAGTGGTCAAAAAGGTGTAAACTGGAGTTACAGTTGGTCTACGTCAAACGCTCTGCATCAATATCTGGTACATGTTGTGGGAGCAACCATGATTGAAGACCCGAATAAGTTGAATGTTGGCGATCTGGTGTTTTACGATTGGAACGGACAGGGGACGTTCCATCATACGACCATTGTTACAGACTTCGACAGCAATGGAGATCCACTGGTGAATGCCCACACAGAGCCAAGTTACCATCGCCACTACAGGTATTTGGACAGTCCTGCATGGACACCGCAAACACGTTACTCTTATGTACATTTACCTTCAGATATCTGTTAG
- a CDS encoding isocitrate/isopropylmalate family dehydrogenase, whose product MEKMTIVVMEGDQTGQELLEESLRVLSSDALGLPIEFKRFDLSLDNRRKTENQVVYDAAAAMRDHRYGLKAATITPEQSGDVGSPNAILRKEINGTVIVRTGRRIPGIAPPVGVFSPISVVRMAVDGAYGAEEWRETSERGSSDEVAYRTERISRTVCHGVAEYAFQHAKRLSAKVFGGPKFTVSPVYEGMFKEELDAASKRHTDVAYEPQLIDATYALLLVKAGEPLVIPALNRDGDCLSDLVLQMFGSIAGSESILLSLDEDWMPKVVMAEAPHGTAPSLFGKNLANPMAMILAGASLLAHHNDEQAQRASRIIYEATLEAVVYGVRTTDLGGGSNTTEFTDDVIQRVKNKMEIQSTLGH is encoded by the coding sequence ATGGAGAAAATGACCATTGTTGTTATGGAAGGTGACCAAACAGGTCAAGAACTATTGGAAGAGTCGCTGCGAGTACTTTCGTCAGACGCCCTGGGACTTCCAATCGAATTTAAACGGTTTGATTTGAGTCTGGACAATCGACGTAAGACTGAAAACCAGGTTGTATATGATGCTGCTGCGGCAATGCGGGATCACCGCTACGGACTAAAAGCTGCAACCATCACCCCGGAACAGTCGGGAGATGTAGGCAGTCCAAACGCCATTTTGCGTAAGGAAATCAACGGAACTGTCATCGTGAGAACAGGTCGGCGCATTCCTGGCATTGCGCCGCCGGTAGGTGTCTTCTCCCCGATTTCTGTTGTGCGCATGGCTGTTGACGGTGCCTACGGTGCAGAAGAGTGGCGTGAGACCTCTGAACGCGGCAGTAGTGATGAAGTAGCGTATCGTACGGAAAGAATTTCGCGGACGGTCTGCCACGGAGTTGCCGAATACGCCTTCCAACATGCAAAGCGGTTGAGTGCAAAAGTCTTTGGAGGCCCTAAATTTACTGTGAGCCCCGTTTACGAAGGAATGTTCAAAGAAGAACTCGATGCTGCATCCAAACGCCATACCGACGTCGCCTACGAGCCCCAACTTATAGATGCCACATATGCCCTGTTGCTTGTCAAAGCCGGGGAACCTCTGGTCATTCCTGCTTTGAACAGAGATGGAGATTGCCTATCCGATCTCGTTCTTCAAATGTTTGGCTCCATCGCAGGCTCCGAGTCCATTCTCCTCTCACTGGACGAAGACTGGATGCCAAAAGTGGTTATGGCAGAAGCACCTCACGGTACAGCACCAAGTCTCTTTGGTAAAAATCTTGCCAATCCAATGGCCATGATTCTAGCTGGTGCATCTCTTCTGGCACACCATAACGACGAACAAGCCCAAAGAGCCTCTCGTATTATTTATGAGGCCACGTTAGAAGCGGTTGTCTACGGTGTTCGTACCACTGATTTGGGCGGTGGAAGTAATACGACTGAGTTTACGGACGATGTCATTCAACGCGTTAAGAACAAAATGGAAATTCAAAGTACCCTTGGACACTAA
- a CDS encoding HAD family hydrolase, giving the protein MLRTLLFDLDGTLLPLDLDVFMKAYFGKLVHHVHGVIDEQQIVSEVWKATKAMISSEDASRSNEQVFKDVFFDSTGFKEEEFWPLFDSFYRDRFAELKEYTEPSPIARKICDTAVGKGYELVVATNPLFPRLAIDHRMEWAGIGDVPFRLVTSMENMHHCKPNPKYYMEILDILGREPQEAMMFGNDVKEDGAASRTGMETYLVTDYLVRHEQEHFNFTHEGSLADVLKFVQELPSVNAAVRD; this is encoded by the coding sequence ATGTTGCGAACCCTTTTATTTGACTTGGATGGAACCTTGCTCCCATTAGATTTGGACGTGTTTATGAAGGCTTACTTTGGCAAACTGGTTCATCATGTTCACGGTGTGATAGATGAGCAACAGATTGTCTCAGAAGTGTGGAAAGCGACCAAGGCGATGATCTCCAGTGAAGATGCAAGTCGCTCCAACGAACAGGTCTTCAAGGACGTATTTTTTGATTCAACAGGCTTCAAGGAAGAGGAATTCTGGCCCCTCTTTGATTCGTTTTACAGGGACAGGTTTGCAGAGTTGAAGGAGTACACGGAGCCGAGTCCGATTGCTCGAAAAATCTGCGACACCGCGGTTGGAAAGGGTTATGAGTTGGTAGTTGCCACCAATCCCTTGTTTCCGAGATTGGCTATTGATCACAGAATGGAGTGGGCCGGTATTGGAGACGTCCCCTTTCGACTCGTGACGAGCATGGAGAACATGCATCACTGTAAACCGAATCCGAAGTACTATATGGAGATTTTGGACATATTGGGTCGGGAACCGCAAGAAGCCATGATGTTTGGAAATGATGTGAAGGAAGACGGTGCTGCGAGCAGGACCGGCATGGAGACTTACTTGGTAACGGATTACTTGGTCCGGCACGAACAAGAACACTTCAACTTCACCCACGAAGGCTCGTTAGCAGACGTCTTAAAGTTCGTTCAAGAACTTCCCAGTGTCAATGCTGCAGTACGAGACTAG
- the lpdA gene encoding dihydrolipoyl dehydrogenase, with protein sequence MVVGEFTEEVDVLVIGAGPGGYVAAIRAAQLGKDVVVVDKGAVGGVCLNVGCIPSKALISAAHHYENSANSPFPGIETTAKVDFAKVQEWKQSVVDKMTGGVKTLLKGNKIRVMQGEAYFSKEDEVRVMMEHESERVKFNECIIATGSRPIELKSLPYGKRVISSTGALALDKLPKSIAVVGGGYIGIELSQAYAKFGTKVTIIEGTDSILPTFDKQPVRLVSQSLKKSGVDVYTNAFAQSVEEKEDSVTLTFKQKDEEKSVTADYVLVTVGRRPNTDEMGLEDVGIKMTDKGLIEVDAQGRTNLSHVYAIGDIVAGPALAHKASYEGKVAAEAIAGKASAVDYRCIPAVVFSDPEIATVGLTEQEAKDQYQEISVGRFPYAANGRAVALGADSGYVKLIADKQSGLLVGAQVVGHEASNLIAELGLAIEMSSTLEDVALTIHAHPTLGEMVMEAAEVGLGSPIHIVGK encoded by the coding sequence GTGGTAGTCGGTGAATTTACAGAAGAAGTAGACGTACTTGTCATTGGAGCAGGTCCCGGCGGCTATGTGGCCGCCATTCGGGCAGCACAACTGGGGAAAGACGTAGTGGTTGTAGACAAGGGAGCGGTCGGCGGCGTGTGTCTCAACGTCGGCTGTATTCCCTCCAAAGCTTTAATCAGTGCAGCGCACCACTACGAAAATTCGGCAAACTCCCCCTTCCCTGGCATTGAAACGACCGCCAAGGTGGACTTCGCCAAGGTTCAGGAATGGAAACAGTCTGTTGTCGACAAGATGACGGGCGGTGTCAAGACACTCCTGAAGGGAAACAAAATTCGGGTCATGCAAGGTGAGGCCTACTTCTCCAAAGAGGATGAAGTCCGGGTCATGATGGAGCATGAATCTGAGCGTGTGAAGTTTAATGAGTGCATTATTGCGACGGGATCGCGTCCCATAGAACTAAAATCCCTGCCCTACGGCAAGCGGGTCATCTCCTCCACTGGGGCCTTGGCCCTGGACAAACTGCCGAAAAGCATCGCGGTCGTCGGCGGCGGCTACATCGGCATCGAATTGAGTCAAGCTTACGCCAAGTTTGGCACAAAGGTCACAATTATCGAGGGAACGGACTCCATTCTGCCCACCTTCGACAAACAGCCTGTTCGTCTGGTGTCACAGAGCCTCAAAAAGAGCGGCGTCGATGTGTACACCAATGCCTTCGCACAGTCTGTCGAGGAGAAGGAAGACAGCGTGACATTGACGTTCAAACAGAAGGACGAAGAAAAGTCTGTCACAGCAGACTACGTCCTGGTCACTGTCGGACGCAGACCCAACACGGATGAAATGGGTCTGGAAGATGTGGGCATTAAGATGACAGACAAGGGTCTGATTGAAGTAGATGCGCAGGGCAGAACCAACTTGAGTCACGTCTATGCAATCGGCGATATCGTTGCCGGACCCGCCTTAGCCCACAAAGCCTCCTACGAAGGTAAAGTCGCTGCAGAAGCCATTGCAGGCAAAGCCAGCGCAGTGGACTATCGGTGTATCCCGGCTGTGGTCTTCTCCGATCCCGAAATCGCCACCGTCGGCCTAACCGAACAGGAAGCCAAAGACCAGTACCAGGAAATCAGCGTCGGACGCTTCCCCTACGCAGCCAACGGCCGTGCCGTAGCCTTAGGTGCAGACTCAGGCTACGTCAAGCTGATTGCAGATAAGCAAAGCGGCCTTTTGGTGGGCGCACAAGTGGTCGGCCACGAAGCCTCCAACTTGATTGCCGAACTCGGGCTGGCCATTGAGATGAGCTCCACTCTCGAAGATGTCGCACTCACCATCCACGCTCACCCAACCTTGGGCGAGATGGTCATGGAAGCCGCCGAGGTCGGACTGGGCTCCCCCATCCACATTGTCGGCAAGTAG